The Leptospira perdikensis genome includes the window GGTTCAAAAAACTCGTGAGAGTAATAGAAGATTCTTCTTTTGTGAATTTTTCTTTTTCGTAGACATCTTCAATGGCCTTCATTCGAATTCGTTCCAATTCTGAGGCTTCTACCATAATATGATAACTTTCTTTGACATGGGATTCCAAAGACTTTCCGTCCGCAGAATGGATGGCCGCTCTTTTTTTGCCTTCCAATTCCAGAAGGCGCTTGTAACAGTCTATTTCATTAGTAAATAAACTTCTAAGTGATTCTACCCAATCCAACATGCGAATTCCTTTTCCCTTATGGGAAGGATCGACGGATTCCCAAACTAGCTTAGGAAAATTTATAAAAATTTACTATTTTAAGGTCTATGTCGCTAAAATCGCCTTGTACCAAAGTCTGCATGATGGACCCAGATTCTGGGCTCTGTGCGGGTTGTTTTCGAACTATTGAAGAGATTGGGAATTGGTCAGTGATGACTGAGGAAGAGAGAGAAAGAGTTTGGAGTGAGCTCCCGCAAAGAAAAGCGGGAGACTCTCTCAAATAAATTGGTTATTTAGAACCTTTATCGATCTTGTTGCGGTGTTCTTCGCACAATCTATAGAGCTGGTCTGTAGATGGATTTTTCTTTGTGACTTTTTTTCCGCATACAATACACATTCCTTGGGCTCTTCTTCGTTTGTATAACAATTGAACTCGCTCTGCACCGGAAAGATTGTATTTACTGATTTGAAGGCGAACCCCTTTTACCAAATAGCTTCCAATGGCAGACTCTTCACCTTTTTTAAGTTCGGTAAAAATCTTACTCAGCTCATCCGGTTTAATCGATTTAGGTTTCATACATTCTCCTGCTTTCTTGCTAAATTTAACTCTCTGTTAGATTCTAAATGTTAATGCACATTAGTCAGTACCCACTAACGCGCAACACAATTTTGAAATCATATCCGATTTAACGAATATAGACAAAAAAACTAGGGATAAACTCTAATATTTAGAATGATTTTTGTCTTGGCAAAGTTCAAATTTCGATTACGATCAAATGTAAGGAGCCATGTATGGAAAAGAAATACAAAACACTCAAAGATTTTTTCCCATTTTATTTAGAGGAACATAGTCATCCCTTCAATCGAGCTCTTCACTTTGTTGGATCAAGTCTAGCCTTAGGATGTATCCTTGGATTTTTATCTACAGGTAAGTTCTATATCTTAGCCTTCGCTCTTGTTAGTGGGTATTTCTTCGCATGGATCGGACATTTTTTTGTCGAAAAGAACCGACCTGCAACCTTTACCTATCCATTTTATTCTTTTGTCTCTGATTGGGTCATGTATTTCAAAATGTTAACCGGTCGCATTGATGTAGAATTTGCCAAAATTAAGTCAAATAAAGGTTAAGATGAAACTTGTTCTCAACTTACTCGTAACTTTTGTTCTATTGTTTGGTTGCCAACCAAAGGATGTCACCAAACAGGACATTACTGCTCTGCGAGATGGAAATCATGAAAACCTCTTCAGTTTTTCAAATATGATTTTGCCAAAGATCCTAGGACAAGAATTCAAACGGTTTGAGTCGGGTGTGGATGCGGACAAAAAGAACGAAGTTCATATCACCTATGGCAGTAACTCAGCCCTCACCTTCAATGATAAGTCCGATTATCGTAAGACCAGTACTGAATACCATAGTTTAGTTCTTTTACGAGTGGGTTATGCCCTAACCCTTCATCAGTTTCATAGACTTTCTCTCAGCCTTTCTAAACCATTTTTCATTCAGGGAGAAAACAATCCCGATGCAGAAATCCAAGAAGCAGAAATTTTCAGAACCACCATTTCTAAACCAGAATTAGACGTTTTTTGGGAAAACCACCCCAATTTTGATCCCTACACTGCTCCCAAAATAGGAGAAAAAGAATGGGAGGCCATTACGGCGGAGGTTCAAAAGTTATGGAAAGTGGAATTGGATGAATTTAGTCGGGTGAAGTTGGAATGATCCATGGATTTTCGTCGCCTAACGCGCGCTCCAATCGATCTAAATAAGAAAGTTTAGGAATTTCATAAGCACCTAACTGCCAAGTCACATGATTGAGTTGTTGGGTGTCAAACAGCTCAAATCCCGACTGCCTCAATTTTTCGAATAGATGATACAAGCCAACCTTACCTGCATCCGATTCAAAAGAAAACATACTTTCTCCGGCAAAAAATTTGCCAATCGCAACCCCATAAACCCCACCCACCAATACATTCTCTGCATTCCAAACTTCTAACGAATGGGCCCAACCCAATCGGTGTAATTCCATATACCCTTCGATAAAACCGGGAGTAATCCAAGTATTATCTTTTTCTCTATAGGAACAACCTTGCATCACAATCGGAAAGGCTTCATTAAAAGAAATACGAAACTTACCTTGTCTGACTTTGCGAAGGACCGTTTTTGAAAAATGAACTCTTTGTATATCAAAGATGGCACGGGGATCTAAACAATACCAACGTATTGGGTCTTCTGACCAAGGGAAAATTCCTAGTTTATAAGCATATAACAAACGCTCTACGGAAAAATCCCCACCTACGGCAACAAGGTCTTCCTTCCATATCCGCGGGTTTTTAAAAAATTGGTCTAAACTCCTTTGTGTCAAGGTTCCAATACATCCTTTGGATAATCATATACGATTTTTACTTTCAAACTTTTCCCATTTTCATCATTGATATTGGAAAGTCCTTCGAATTGTAAAATTCGTCTGGTTTGGACATCATAAACTAAAAGAAACGGTTTCACAACTTGTTTCAAAAGAAAATTGTCAACTTCCAATCGTAAATACAAAGCAGACCTTCCCTTCCATTCCCCATCTTTAATTTTCTCTGCTGCAAATTTATAATCATCTAACTGAATAGGTGCAAGGAAATGAAAAGACATCCGCTCTCCCTTTGCCAAGGTTTCCCAATTGTTTCGTACAAAATAATCAAAACCCCCATCCATCACGGCCGGATACTTCGGAGTGTAGGTCCTTTCTACAAGAGGATCTTCTTTTTTACGTTTTGAAAAAAGGCGAACTGATTTACCTTTTACATCTGCTCCTTCCGTATAACCATCGCGAAAGTCTTCTGTTTTAAAAGTGGGGACTTCTGAATTTTTATCGAATTCAATGTGTTTGGTGCCAAACACCTTTCCCTCTGCGTCTTTGTAGAGGATATCTGAATGGACATGTTTTCCATTATTATAATATTCTTTATGATTGTCTGAATAAATGTATTTTCCTGTATTCAGATCGTAGGCTTTCCCGAAGTATTGGTACTTTGGTTTTTCTGCCCATAAAGGCAAAAAAGATGGAAAAACTATGGCAAAAATTAGGATTTTACGTATCATACTGCTTAGACCATGAAAAAATACAGACTGACTGACCAAAGGACACTTTTAGGAATCGTTTCCAAACTAACCGCCACTGTCCTCCAAGAGAGGGATTCAAAACAGAAATTCACTCTCCAGAACCCAGTTGCTGTAAACGATATTATGAAGTCGGTTCATATTACCATTACAACAACCGAACCCCTCCTTTCCAAACCCAAGTCTCTTATTTGTGTTCTCAAAGAAAACAGAGTCGAACTTCGAGTCAAACCAGTCAATCCGTACCAAGATGATTTACTCCAAGTTTATGAAATTCTCATCGAACCATTGGAAAGGTCCGCCAAACGAGCCAACATCGAAGATATCTCCGCTTACGAATTCAAAATGGCACAAACTGCGGATTTAGGTACGGTTATCTCAATTTATGGAAAAACTTCCATCATCAACCAAACATTGAACCAATGGCAGGTCCATTTGGAACAAACACTGACAAACTACGGTTACTTCATCAAAAAAGTCCAAATTGGATTTTATTATGCGGTGGACACACAACTAATGGAAGCCTTAGCAGCCTCGAAAGCACCGTATTACGTGCGTGATGCGAATCGTAGAATTTTTTATACAGACAGAAGTTTCTTTAGCCCCAAAAAACTCAGCGAAATCTACGTTCGATCTTATTTAGATTCTCTACTTTTAAACAATGCAAAATCGACTCTGATATTTCCTTTTTTTTCCAACGGAAAAGTTTTACTAGGTTACTTTGAAATCATCAGCAATTTACCTGACCTCGGTAATCCTATCTTACAATCTAATATTGAAGGCCCGGAAGGAATTGGACCTTTACTCACTTTCTTAGAACAGAAAGCTGAGGAATTTGTATTTCAATTGGAATTTGCATATGCGAAAGATTGGGAAACCATTATTCGCACAACGCCCGTTAGAGACATTAGCCAAGATGGTCGAGGAATTGGTATGACATTTCCAGCTGGTTCAAACATCGAAACAAAGACCTTAGGTTCTCCTGTATCTTTCCAAATGGTTATCAACTCATCGCCTTATACTTTTTACGGAAGTCTGAGAAGTATGAAAAAAGGAGAATCTGATTCTATAAATATCGGATTACAAATTTTCCAATGCGACAAACCAGAAGGGATGTCTTACCTTAGTTCTTACGCATCAAATTTAATTGGAGAAGCTGTTTCATGACTCCAGAACAATATGAAACAATTTTAACCTTATTAACAGAAATCCAAAAAACGGGGGGATCTGACCCTTACCGTTTGGTACTTTATTTAGTTCCAAACATTGGTATCATATTTGGCACCACTCTTTTGTTTTTTTTGTTCCAGTGGTGGCATAAACAAAAGATGGCACTCATCCAATCGGGCCAATACAAACCTTGGAGTTTTGACATCAGATTGTATTCATTTTTCCTAGGTCTTTTGTTGACATTCACTGGTTTTGCCTTATCGTTTGTATTTATACTCGTCTTAGGTCGTTCTATGGCGATGTTAGGAGGGTTAATCCCATTCGCAATTGGACTCGGTCTCTTGACCTTCTACAAAATGAGTCGTTAGAGTCGACAAAACGTATCTGCAACGAGGAAGACTGGAATTCTGTCCAGTCGGTCTTACGGGGTGACGTGTCCCAATTCGAATTGCTCATGAAAAGATACCAGGGCATGGTATTTTCCCAAGCAAAGAAAGCCTTTCTCACTGATGAAGAAGCAGAAGACTTTACCCAAGAAGTTTTTTTAAAAGCCTATGAATCTCTTAGCCAGTTTCGAGGAGAGTCACAATTTTCGACTTGGTTGTTTCAAATTGCAAAATTTCGCCTAACAAAAGTTTTTAAAAAGAAAAAACTCCCCATTACTGACTGGAAGGAAGATATCAGTTCTGTTGCTGATCTTTCAAAACCTTCCGTTGTTGAAATTTTAGACAAAGAAGAAACAAGTCATAATTTACGATCTCTCATTTCTAAATTACCAAAATCATACCAAATGCCAATCCTCTTACATTACTTTGAAAATAAACCGCTCAAAGAAATTGCTTCAGATCTAAATATAAAACTAAATACAATCAAAAGCCATATTTCGAGAGGAAAGGATCTTTTAAGGAAATGGTGGTCACATGAAATCGAAGGTTGATTCTCAAGTTTCAAACGCATTTCAATATCCGGATCCGTTTTTAAAACATTCGGAAGCGCCTGCTGTAATCCGCCTCAGAGTATTAGGACAAATTTTACCATTGAAGTTTTTATTTTCTTCTCTAGGTCTTTCTATTTTGTTATTTATGATTCCAATTGCGATCATGTTCCTATCTGTTTCTCACAATGAAAATACAGGATTACTTTTGCCGATTTTGATTAGCTCCAGTTTGTTTTTCTGTTTTTATTCGCTCGTGCTTGGCTTTTTACTCCTCAACACAAGAATTCCTTTTCTGAATGAATGGAAAGAGAAACTTGGATTTGAAGAGGTTTAAAGTATTCGTGAAAGCCCTATTGGTTCTCCCATTTTTTTGTTTTGCCGTTTCGCTTTCTGCTGAGGCTCTGCCATCTGGTGAAGAGTTCTTGAAAATGGATTTGGATCGTGCTCTCCCTCTTGTGGAGTCTCTTTCCAAAGAAGATTCGAAAATTCTTGTTTCGGAGCTCCGTGCAGAGATCAAAAAGTCATACCCCAAAGTAGATCATTTTTATTTCCTCATATCCCACTTGGAAGAAATCCAAGCCATTGAAAAAGAACAGGCACGCCTCCGTTCTCTCCTTTGGGTTTATGGATTGGCCTTCTTTTTATTTTTCGGATTTCTCGGGTTTTTGTTACTCCGCCAAAGACAAGCCATCCGCGATATCAATCAAATGCTCGGGAAATAGATAGATATCGTTTCTTTGTCATCATTTTGTATTCTCTTTGTAATGAATCCCTGTTACTTTTGGAATAATTCATGAAAATACTAATTGTAGATGACGAAGAAGACATTGCAGGGCTCATCCAATTCCATTTAGAGGAAGAAGGATTTCAGACCGAAGTATGTCACAATGGGATGGAAGTCCTCCCCCGTTTAGAAAAAAACCTCCCGGATGGAATCATCTTAGATTTGATGTTGCCGGGAATTGGTGGAATGGATCTTTGCAAACGCATTAAAGAAAAATACCCTCATATTCCTATTTTAATGGTAACAGCAAAAACTGGCGAAACCGATGTCGTACTTGGTCTTGAGTTAGGTGCAGATGATTACATTCGTAAACCATTTAACATTCGAGAACTTGTTGCTCGTGTAAGAACCGTTACGCGAAGAACGACAGACCCAGCCCAGGAAGTCCAAGGAACCATTTCCACAGGAAAAATCCAAATCAACCCAACGGCACATAAAGTTTTTGTTGAAGGAACAGAAATTGATCTCACTCTAATCGAATTCAAACTTTTACAACTGTTTGCTGGAAATCCAGGAGTAGCCTTTTCTCGAGACAAATTACTCGATCGAATTTGGGGAAAAGATGTATTTGTTACCGATCGAACTGTGGATGTAAATATCAAACGCCTTCGTGATAAATTACTTTCGGAAAAAGAAAGATTAGAAACGATTCGCGGGGTCGGTTACCGATTCCGAGATGCGTAGTTTTTTCTCTACATTACTTTTACTCAACTGGGGTCTTTTGCTTGTTTTACTGACCCTAGCCTTGGGTGTATTTTTTATTTACGATCTAGTTGTACCTGCCGTACGACCCCTTATCCTCTTTGGTTTTGTTTTAATGTCTATTTTTGGTACGTTTTATATTTCTACAAACATTGCGATGCGAATTACAGATCCGCTAGCAACCGTTGAGAAAAAAACAAAAGAAATCAATGCAGGAGACTTTGGAGTTGAACTTTCTTCACCTGACATTCGTGAGCTGGCAACCCTTGCTTTATCGATTAACGAAATGGCAAAACGGCTCAAAGTCCAATTTTTGGATCTTACTGTCGAAAAGGAAAAATTCAATTATTTATTACAGAATCTAAAAGAGGGTGTTTTTGCGATTGATAGGAATGAAAAATTTCTATTTTTGAATCGTAATATTTCGGATACCTTAATTGTAAAAAATTCTCAATTTAAGGATTATATTCCTTCGATCAAAAACAAGGAACTTCTAACTTTTATTAAGGACAAAATCCATCATGGAGTTGAAGGCAAAACTGAATTTCAAGATGGAGTTCATTTTTATACAGCTCGCATTTATCCGATAAAATCAGATTCCATCATCCAACTGTACATTGGAGTTTTGTCAGATATCACGGAAGATAGGCAAAACCAACTCATACGAGAACAATTTTTCCAAAATGCTTCGCATGAATTAAAAACTCCCATAACATCAATTAAAGGGTATGCGGAAACCTTGGAATACAAACTTAAACTTCCACAAGATTCGAATGAACGAAAATTTTTAGATGCCATTCTTCGTAATACGGAAAGACTGATTCGTATTGTTGAGGACATGTTAACTGTTTCTCGTTTGGAAAATCACAAAACGGTTTTAAACCTCACTGATTTTTCGCTTTTGGATCTTGTAAAAAATGTATCTGAATCATTGGGAGTAATTTACTCTCAGAAAAAACAAAATTTGGTTTTGGATATTCCTTCTGACTTTCGAGTCAAAGCCGACCGTTTGCTCCTCGAAGATCTATTGGTAAATCTCATTTCCAATGCTTCTGCCTATAGTCCCGAAGGTTCCAGTGTCATCGTCAGGACTTCTTCTGCAACAGACAAAAACCAAATCCATGTGGTGGACCAAGGGATTGGTATTTCTGCAGAAGATGCCGAACGAATCTTTGAAAGATTTTTCCGTGTGGATACCAACCGTTCCCGAAAAGAAGGTGGCACGGGTCTTGGTCTCTCCATTGTCAAACACATTGCTAGATTGCATTCTGGCGAAGTTTCGGTTTCCCCAAACCCTAAGGGTGGTTCCATTTTTACCTTTGAATTTCCTAAAAAATAGATTCTCGTAAGGGAAGTCACCGGATAGAATATTGGTATCCGGTAGGTATTTATGAAGTTTCCATTGGGATTTTATTCCTTCGGCAAAAACATAGGAATCAAAGACACAAGTTTAGATTTTGCTGTCATTTATTCGGAAAATCGATGTAAGGCTGCAGCGGTATTCACTCGTAATAATTTTCCTGGTGCTCCCATCTACGTAGGCCGTGACCACATTAAAGATGGATACCTACAAGCCATTGTCATCAATTCTAAAAACTCGAATGTTGCTACTGGAGAACAAGGGATCCAAAA containing:
- the flgN gene encoding flagellar export chaperone FlgN; translation: MLDWVESLRSLFTNEIDCYKRLLELEGKKRAAIHSADGKSLESHVKESYHIMVEASELERIRMKAIEDVYEKEKFTKEESSITLTSFLNQMDRDSNFKLKTFALELKKVVADLKDAIITNDKLLRTRKDFLQTTVDSLQELSREKVYTSHKQPTRRGQGQKGAIILNATA
- a CDS encoding DUF1289 domain-containing protein gives rise to the protein MSLKSPCTKVCMMDPDSGLCAGCFRTIEEIGNWSVMTEEERERVWSELPQRKAGDSLK
- a CDS encoding LIC10235 family protein; the encoded protein is MKPKSIKPDELSKIFTELKKGEESAIGSYLVKGVRLQISKYNLSGAERVQLLYKRRRAQGMCIVCGKKVTKKNPSTDQLYRLCEEHRNKIDKGSK
- a CDS encoding DUF962 domain-containing protein, with amino-acid sequence MEKKYKTLKDFFPFYLEEHSHPFNRALHFVGSSLALGCILGFLSTGKFYILAFALVSGYFFAWIGHFFVEKNRPATFTYPFYSFVSDWVMYFKMLTGRIDVEFAKIKSNKG
- the aat gene encoding leucyl/phenylalanyl-tRNA--protein transferase, whose product is MTQRSLDQFFKNPRIWKEDLVAVGGDFSVERLLYAYKLGIFPWSEDPIRWYCLDPRAIFDIQRVHFSKTVLRKVRQGKFRISFNEAFPIVMQGCSYREKDNTWITPGFIEGYMELHRLGWAHSLEVWNAENVLVGGVYGVAIGKFFAGESMFSFESDAGKVGLYHLFEKLRQSGFELFDTQQLNHVTWQLGAYEIPKLSYLDRLERALGDENPWIIPTSPD
- a CDS encoding RNA polymerase sigma factor, coding for MKRYQGMVFSQAKKAFLTDEEAEDFTQEVFLKAYESLSQFRGESQFSTWLFQIAKFRLTKVFKKKKLPITDWKEDISSVADLSKPSVVEILDKEETSHNLRSLISKLPKSYQMPILLHYFENKPLKEIASDLNIKLNTIKSHISRGKDLLRKWWSHEIEG
- a CDS encoding response regulator; this translates as MKILIVDDEEDIAGLIQFHLEEEGFQTEVCHNGMEVLPRLEKNLPDGIILDLMLPGIGGMDLCKRIKEKYPHIPILMVTAKTGETDVVLGLELGADDYIRKPFNIRELVARVRTVTRRTTDPAQEVQGTISTGKIQINPTAHKVFVEGTEIDLTLIEFKLLQLFAGNPGVAFSRDKLLDRIWGKDVFVTDRTVDVNIKRLRDKLLSEKERLETIRGVGYRFRDA
- a CDS encoding HAMP domain-containing sensor histidine kinase codes for the protein MRSFFSTLLLLNWGLLLVLLTLALGVFFIYDLVVPAVRPLILFGFVLMSIFGTFYISTNIAMRITDPLATVEKKTKEINAGDFGVELSSPDIRELATLALSINEMAKRLKVQFLDLTVEKEKFNYLLQNLKEGVFAIDRNEKFLFLNRNISDTLIVKNSQFKDYIPSIKNKELLTFIKDKIHHGVEGKTEFQDGVHFYTARIYPIKSDSIIQLYIGVLSDITEDRQNQLIREQFFQNASHELKTPITSIKGYAETLEYKLKLPQDSNERKFLDAILRNTERLIRIVEDMLTVSRLENHKTVLNLTDFSLLDLVKNVSESLGVIYSQKKQNLVLDIPSDFRVKADRLLLEDLLVNLISNASAYSPEGSSVIVRTSSATDKNQIHVVDQGIGISAEDAERIFERFFRVDTNRSRKEGGTGLGLSIVKHIARLHSGEVSVSPNPKGGSIFTFEFPKK